The following are encoded in a window of Chaetodon auriga isolate fChaAug3 chromosome 24, fChaAug3.hap1, whole genome shotgun sequence genomic DNA:
- the LOC143317439 gene encoding uncharacterized protein LOC143317439 — protein MEITSLCLMLCTLNIHPNRLQFFWYDSITLTCAAEGSSSSWTLKRNTSSETFESCNSSWGISNESSCFIQDAYPSDTGVYWCESDWGERSNTVNITVTDRVVILQSPALPVTAGDNVTLLCSYKEEDNREATSNFSAKFYKDGAFIGTKAAGSLTFSKLSTSDAGFYKCEHPTRGQSPQSWLDVRVRPEPPPLMPLPRLVCSILLVVVYTAMLIVCVNVYRKWAKARAKAKEGASSD, from the exons ATGGAGATCACCTCACTCTGCCTAATGCTTT GCACGCTGAACATCCATCCCAACAGACTGCAGTTCTTCTGGTATGACTCCATTACTCTGACCTGTGCAGCGGAGGGAAGCTCCAGTAGCTGGACCCTGAAGAGAAACACGTCCTCTGAGACATTTGAGTCTTGCAACTCCAGCTGGGGAATCTCAAATGAGTCCTCCTGCTTCATTCAGGATGCTTATCCCTCAGACACCGGAGTGTACTGGTGCGAGTCTGACTGGGGGGAGCGCAGCAACACTGTCAACATCACCGTGACTG ATCGTGTTGTGATCCTGCAGAGCCCTGCGCTTCCTGTGACAGCAGGTGACAACGTAACACTGCTCTGCTCCtacaaagaagaagacaacagaGAAGCCACCTCTAACTTCTCTGCAAAGTTCTACAAAGATGGCGCCTTCATTGGGACCAAAGCTGCAGGAAGCTTGACCTTCTCAAAGCTGTCCACGTCCGATGCAGGTTTCTACAAGTGTGAACACCCAACCAGAGGACAGTCACCGCAGAGCTGGCTGGATGTTAGAG TCAGACCtgagcctcctcctctcatgcCTCTGCCCAGGCTGGTGTGTAGCATCCTGCTGGTCGTCGTCTACACCGCCATGCTTATAGTATGCGTGAATGTGTACAGAAAATGGGCAAAAG ctCGGGCCAAAGCGAAGGAAGGAGCTTCATCAGACTGA
- the LOC143316693 gene encoding uncharacterized protein LOC143316693 isoform X1 — translation MAVFLVLALSSFFYAGGALEGRALRKIEALAGKTVVLPCHINASDEVPTVEWSKKGLESSDDIIAFLYRDGCETHDEKNQAFLYRTNLFMDKLNSGNISLMISNVQLSDTGTYICTVRGKTSQEVATWELAVAVDDGVTLQCETDCSFPKPEIAFLDVEGNDISIEDPKTQVSDGCFTVSRRLTLQTHSKRITCRVWHPKKGPVKVTTTDNHYPAECTGSIIIAVAAASIVVCGLTVLICKKCGSCAGGLKTPLSRQSSDQSITCSSAEIPPQIIQVDNFKNATEEHQRITNDLKSKLHEKDEIIRQLTEQLNDLRSKQSPVVCQHGQPTLVSSPSKPSPDVSKPPTLPPQHVLHNNTPKPEASTSSSPLKTASLPLRKDLKPGAQRQSPAPLPLIQGSSYNYSSPALLMDFSSPSSPSAGAPPQSTVSRSQSLSESRSRPNGARRERRHTTLIPVSNRYGVLGDLPEDFEPLLH, via the exons ATGGCTGTCTTCCTGGTCCTCGCCCTGTCGTCTTTTTTTTATGCAG GAGGAGCCCTGGAGGGTAGGGCATTAAGGAAGATCGAAGCCTTGGCCGGAAAAACAGTCGTTCTGCCCTGCCACATCAACGCCAGCGATGAAGTCCCTACAGTGGAGTGGTCCAAGAAAGGTCTGGAATCATCCGATGATATCATCGCCTTCCTGTACCGTGATGGCTGTGAGACCCACGATGAGAAGAATCAGGCCTTCTTGTACAGGACAAACCTCTTCATGGACAAACTTAATAGCGGAAACATCTCACTGATGATTTCCAACGTGCAGCTCAGTGATACAGGAACATACATATGCACGGTGCGTGGCAAGACGTCCCAGGAGGTCGCTACATGGGAGCTTGCTGTGG CTGTGGATGATGGCGTGACTCTGCAGTGTGAAACGGACTGCTCGTTCCCAAAGCCTGAGATAGCTTTTCTTGATGTTGAGGGAAACGACATCAGTATTGAAGACCCAAAGACTCAAGTTTCCGATGGATGTTTCACCGTCTCGAGGAGGTTGACTCTGCAGACTCATTCCAAGAG GATCACCTGCAGAGTTTGGCATCCCAAAAAAGGCCCGGTGAAGGTAACCACCACAGATAACCATTATCCAg CTGAGTGCACTGGATCCATAATCATTGCTGTTGCTGCAGCATCCATAGTTGTATGTGGACTAACTGTCCTCATATGCAAGAAATGTGGCAGCTGTG CAGGGGGACTGAAGACGCCATTGTCCAGGCAGTCATCTGACCAAAGTATaacatgcagcagtgcagaaatTCCCCCCCAGATAATCCAGGTTGACAACTTCAAAAACGCCACTGAGGAGCACCAGAGAATAACCAATGACCTGAAGTCGAAACTTCATGAGAAAGACGAGATCATCCGCCAACTAACTGAACAGCTGAATGACCTCAGATCCAAGCAGAGTCCTGTTGTGTGCCAGCATGGCCAGCCCACGTTGGTCAGCAGTCCGTCCAAACCCTCACCAGATGTCTCAAAGCCCCCTACCCTTCCACCGCAGCACGTCCTCCACAACAACACGCCAAAACCAGAGGCCTCAACCAGCAGCAGCCCTCTGAAGACTGCCAGCTTGCCCCTGAGAAAAGATTTGAAACCTGGCGCCCAGAGACAAAGTCCAGCACCCCTCCCCCTGATCCAAGGCAGCAGTTACAACTACAGCAGTCCTGCTCTGCTGATGGATTTCAGCTCCCCAAGTTCCCCTTCAGCCGGAGCCCCGCCTCAAAGCACCGTCTCCCGTTCCCAGAGCTTGTCCGAGTCTCGGTCTCGTCCAAACGGTGCCCGGCGCGAGCGGAGACACACCACACTGATCCCAGTTAGTAACCGCTACGGCGTTCTGGGAGATTTACCCGAAGATTTTGAGCCGCTGCTGCATTGA
- the LOC143316693 gene encoding uncharacterized protein LOC143316693 isoform X2: protein MKFALGGALEGRALRKIEALAGKTVVLPCHINASDEVPTVEWSKKGLESSDDIIAFLYRDGCETHDEKNQAFLYRTNLFMDKLNSGNISLMISNVQLSDTGTYICTVRGKTSQEVATWELAVAVDDGVTLQCETDCSFPKPEIAFLDVEGNDISIEDPKTQVSDGCFTVSRRLTLQTHSKRITCRVWHPKKGPVKVTTTDNHYPAECTGSIIIAVAAASIVVCGLTVLICKKCGSCAGGLKTPLSRQSSDQSITCSSAEIPPQIIQVDNFKNATEEHQRITNDLKSKLHEKDEIIRQLTEQLNDLRSKQSPVVCQHGQPTLVSSPSKPSPDVSKPPTLPPQHVLHNNTPKPEASTSSSPLKTASLPLRKDLKPGAQRQSPAPLPLIQGSSYNYSSPALLMDFSSPSSPSAGAPPQSTVSRSQSLSESRSRPNGARRERRHTTLIPVSNRYGVLGDLPEDFEPLLH, encoded by the exons ATGAAGTTTGCACTTG GAGGAGCCCTGGAGGGTAGGGCATTAAGGAAGATCGAAGCCTTGGCCGGAAAAACAGTCGTTCTGCCCTGCCACATCAACGCCAGCGATGAAGTCCCTACAGTGGAGTGGTCCAAGAAAGGTCTGGAATCATCCGATGATATCATCGCCTTCCTGTACCGTGATGGCTGTGAGACCCACGATGAGAAGAATCAGGCCTTCTTGTACAGGACAAACCTCTTCATGGACAAACTTAATAGCGGAAACATCTCACTGATGATTTCCAACGTGCAGCTCAGTGATACAGGAACATACATATGCACGGTGCGTGGCAAGACGTCCCAGGAGGTCGCTACATGGGAGCTTGCTGTGG CTGTGGATGATGGCGTGACTCTGCAGTGTGAAACGGACTGCTCGTTCCCAAAGCCTGAGATAGCTTTTCTTGATGTTGAGGGAAACGACATCAGTATTGAAGACCCAAAGACTCAAGTTTCCGATGGATGTTTCACCGTCTCGAGGAGGTTGACTCTGCAGACTCATTCCAAGAG GATCACCTGCAGAGTTTGGCATCCCAAAAAAGGCCCGGTGAAGGTAACCACCACAGATAACCATTATCCAg CTGAGTGCACTGGATCCATAATCATTGCTGTTGCTGCAGCATCCATAGTTGTATGTGGACTAACTGTCCTCATATGCAAGAAATGTGGCAGCTGTG CAGGGGGACTGAAGACGCCATTGTCCAGGCAGTCATCTGACCAAAGTATaacatgcagcagtgcagaaatTCCCCCCCAGATAATCCAGGTTGACAACTTCAAAAACGCCACTGAGGAGCACCAGAGAATAACCAATGACCTGAAGTCGAAACTTCATGAGAAAGACGAGATCATCCGCCAACTAACTGAACAGCTGAATGACCTCAGATCCAAGCAGAGTCCTGTTGTGTGCCAGCATGGCCAGCCCACGTTGGTCAGCAGTCCGTCCAAACCCTCACCAGATGTCTCAAAGCCCCCTACCCTTCCACCGCAGCACGTCCTCCACAACAACACGCCAAAACCAGAGGCCTCAACCAGCAGCAGCCCTCTGAAGACTGCCAGCTTGCCCCTGAGAAAAGATTTGAAACCTGGCGCCCAGAGACAAAGTCCAGCACCCCTCCCCCTGATCCAAGGCAGCAGTTACAACTACAGCAGTCCTGCTCTGCTGATGGATTTCAGCTCCCCAAGTTCCCCTTCAGCCGGAGCCCCGCCTCAAAGCACCGTCTCCCGTTCCCAGAGCTTGTCCGAGTCTCGGTCTCGTCCAAACGGTGCCCGGCGCGAGCGGAGACACACCACACTGATCCCAGTTAGTAACCGCTACGGCGTTCTGGGAGATTTACCCGAAGATTTTGAGCCGCTGCTGCATTGA